From the Parafrankia irregularis genome, the window TCACCGCGGCCGGGACCGCGCTGTTGCGGGAGAGTCGAGTTCTGCTGGCGCAGGCCGAGCGGGCGATCGACGCCGCCCGGCTCGCGGCCCGGGGCGACCGGTCGCCGCTTCGGGTCGGGTTCCTGGTCACGGTGGCGAACTACCTGATGCCCCCGGTTGTGCGGACCCTGCGCGAGCGCCACCCGCACATCGCCGTGCGCGCCGAGGACCTGCCGATCGCCGCGCTGGTCGCGGGCCTGCGGGAGGGCCGGCTCGACGCCGCTCTCACCCGGCCGCCGCTGGTCGACGACCTCGAGAGCGAGGTTGTGCTGCGCGAGCCGGTCGCCGCCGTCCTGCCCGTGGGCCATCGGCTGGCCGGCCGTGACGAGTTGCGGATGGCTGACCTGGCCGACGAGCCGTGGGTGCTCACGCCGAGCCATTCCTGGCCGCCGTGGCACCGCAAGTACGAGACCGATTTCCGCCGGGCCGGCTTCTCCCCCCGGGTCGTCGAGCGTGGGACGAGCCCGCAGGGCCTGTTGGCACTTGTCGCGGCAGGCGTGGGCGTGACCCGCCTGCCATGCTCGTCCCGCTCCCTGCGCGACAGCGGGGTCGTCTTCGTCCCGCTCACCGGCGACGAGGCCGAGGTTGTCCTCGTCCGGCGGGCCGGCGCGCCGCCCCCACCGGCCTTCGACGCCCTGCGCCAGGTAGTCCACGACGTCGCCCGCACGACCGACCTGGCCGCCGCCGGCTGAGCGCCGACCTTCCCGGCGGCACGCCCCTCACGGGGCCAGGTCAGGCACATCACGCTCGTGTCGAACTTTGACGGTATGTATCGCTACCCGTAACGTTGCGCAGCATGGACCCGTGGACTTCGGATCCGGTCGAAGACCTTTCAGGGGCAGACACGGGATACGAGTCGGAGAACTCGGCCCACTCGGACGCGGAGTACGACACGGCGAACGAGTGGCAGCACCGTCCCCCCTCGGACCCAGGGCGCGGGCGGGAGGAGGCAGCCGGCCCGGCCGGGCGCCACGGGCACCACGGGCGCCGAAAGCCGTGGAAGTTCATCGCGCTTGTGACGACCGTGGCCGCGGTCCTCGTGGTCGGCGTCACCGCGACCATCGTGGACGTGGTCGTACCAGGCAGGGAGAGCCATCCCGTCGTCGGGTTCGTGCCGACGGGGGCCTCCCCTGAGCAGGACGGTGAGCAGATCACCACCGCGTTCCTGAGTGCGTGGGCGGCCGGCAGCCTCGAGCTGGCGGCCAGCTACACCGACAGCCCGCAGGCCGCCGAGGAGGCCTTCGCCGCGTACCGCGAGGGCCTCCATCTCACGACACTGAGCGGCTCGTCCGCCGGCGCCACCAGGCTGGTCGAAAACGCGACGTCCGAGGCCGCGCAGACGCCGCGGATCAAGGTCGCCATCGCGGTGAACGCCCTGGTCGCAGCCCCGGCCGGCACCGGGGTGATCAGTGGTACCTGGAGCTACCACTCGTCGCTGGTCGCCTACCAGAAGCCGGACTCGCCGGCGTGGTCCATCGCGTGGGCACCTGACGTCCTCGCGCCGAACCTCACCGCCGCCACACACCCCGCCGCCGTCCCGCTGGCTCCGACGGCCACGTCCGTCGTCGACTCCAGCGGCAACAGCCTCACCTCATACCAGGACGCGGGCCTGAACACGATCGCGGGAATCCTGAAGTCCAGCCCACCCGAGAACCTGGGGCAACCGGGGCTCGCCGTCGAGATCCAGTCCGCCGCCGGTACGCCGGTCAGGGGCACCCGGACAGTGATCTCCGCGCCGGTGGCCGGCACCCTGGCCACCACCATCAGCGCCGGGGCGGAGCAGGCCGCGCGCGGTGCCGTCGCGGAGCATCCGGACAGTTCCCTCGTCGCCATCCAGCCGTCGACCGGCCACATCCTGGCCATCGCCAACAACGCCGGCTACAACGACTTCGCACTCACCGCGGCGGTGGCACCAGGCTCGACCGGAAAGATCATCTCTGCGGCGGCGCTGATCAGCCACGGGGTCGTCACCGCGAACACCCCGGTCGCCTGCCCGGCTGTCTACACGGTGCAGGGCATCAGCTACCACAACGACAAGGGCGAGTCCGAGCCGGCGTCGACGCCTTTCTCCCGCAACTTCGCCCAGTCCTGCAACAACGCGTTCAGCCAGTGGTGGCAGCAGGAGAGCAACGGCCGTCTCGCCTCGGTCGCCAAGGAGTACTTCGGCCTCAACCAGCCATGGGACATCGGTCTCGGCAGACCCGCGACCTACTACAACCAGCCGGCGACCGCCAGCGGCTCCGAACTGGCCCAGAACATGTTCGGCCAGGGCCACATCACCGCGTCTCCGCTCGCGATGGCCTCAGTGGCGGCCACCGTCGCGGACGGGACCTTCAAGCAGCCCATCCTGCTGCCCGGAGCCTCGCAGATCGCCGCGACACCCCTGCCCGCCGGCGTCGACTCGCAGCTGAAAACCATGATGCGCGAGGTGGTCGCCGAGGGCACGGCCGCCGGGCTCGGGTTCGGCCCGACCGTCCACGCCAAGACAGGGACCTCGGACGTCGACAACCAGGAGCAGCCCAACAGCTGGTTCGTGGCCTTCGACCCAGCCCGGGACGTCGCTGTCGCCTGCCTCGTCCTCAACGCCGGACACGGTGCCCAGTTCGCCGCTCCGGAAGTTCTGCACTTCCTGGCCAGCCTTTAGGTACTGAGCAAGCGGGCGAGGCGGGTGACCGCGCGGTGTCGGTGACTGATCAGGAGATCTGAGCGGCCGGGAGCGTTGTTGCAGGGGCGCCGAACCAGCGGGAGAGAGCGTCTCGCAGCGTGAGCGCGGCTGTGTCGGTGGGCTCGGCGATGGACGCGGCCCAGGCGATGTGGGCGTCCGGGCGGATGAGCAGCGCGTCGGCGGGTCGGTGATCGGTTTTGGCGGTGTGGATATCGATGCGATGCTGCCAGTCCTGGGCAGCTGCGCGGAGTTCGGGGCGGTCGGCGAGGTCGAGGAGGAGGGGCCGTGCAGTGGGCGTGAGGTCCGCGATGCTGGTGGTGCCCTGGTCGGTGTAGAGGGTGAGATTGGGCGCGAAGGTGCCGGTCAGGGCGTGCTGATCGGGGTTGGGCAGCGGGTGGCGGACGTCTGAGCCGGCGATCATGGCTGCGATGCGGTGCAGGGGCTGTTCGTCGGCGCACAGTTCCAGGAAGAGGTCCCGGAGGGCGTCGGCGGCTGGGTCCTGGCCTCGGCGCAGTGCCACCTGTGCCTGGGTCTGGTACATGGCGCGGGCGCCGGCGAAGTGGCGCTCGCCGTGGTAGGTGTCCAGCAGGCCGGTCGGTGCCCAGCCGTGGATGTCGGCGGCCAGCTTCCAGGCGAGGTTGACCGCGTCGAGCATGCCGACATTGATGCCGATGCCCGTGGCGGGAAACTGGTGAGCCGCGTCGCCGGCCAGCAGGAAACGTCTGTCGCGGTACCTTTCGGCCTGCCGGGCCTGGAACCCGTAGCGTGACAGCCGGATCACTTCTTTGACGGGAAGGTCCACGCCGAGCACCCGGCGGATGCTGTCCTGGAACTCGGCCAGGGCCATGGGTGCGTCCCCGTCGAGGTCGGCGGGTTCGTCCTCGGTCGTCTGGACGAGCAGCATCTCCGGGGTGAGCCACCCGAATCCGAACACGCCGCGGTCTGTCCGGGTGAAGGAGGCCGCACGGACCCGGCCGAATCCGGGGAGGTCGAGGTCGCCGTTGTCGAGACGCGTCACGGAATCGGGCAGAGTGACCTGGCCCAGCCGGTTGACTTCTGGATAGGTCGTGCCGGCGAAGTCGATGCCGGCGAGGTCACGCACCCGGCTACGCGGGCCGTCGCAGCCCACCAGGTACCGGGCGCTCGTCCGGTACAGCCCCTGGGGGCCACGCACGTCCGCGGTCACTGTGGCCTCCTCCTGGCTGATCCCCACGACCTCGTGTCCGCGGCGAATGTCAGCGCCGAGTTCGCGAGCGTGCTCGTCGAGCAGGCGTTCGAGTCGCGGTTGCGGGAGATGCACACCCCAGATCGGGGAAACCGCCAGGTGCGAGAGGTCCAGGTGCACACCGCCGAACTGGATCCGAGGAGCTGTGTGGATCGGACCGACACTGGCCGCTTCGACCCGTTCCAGCAGGCCCCGGTAGCGCATCAGCTCCAGGATCTGCCCGCTGAAACCGTTCGCCTTCGGCGTCTCCTGCGGTAGCGGCTGCCGCTCCAGTACCAGCGGCCGGACTCCGGCCAGGCGTAGCTCGGCGGCCAGCATCAGGCCGGTCGGACCGGCACCCACGATGATCACTTCGGTGTCCGTCATGAGTTGCTCCCCGCGCAGTATTTCGCCGCGTTCCCGTTCGATCCGGCCATTGACAACAACGCACACATTTCGCGGCTCCTCATTCCGTGGGTTCCTGCCTCGGCCACGGATTCTGCGGCATGAACGGGGTCTTGCCGCAAGCCCCCCGCTGTGCTATATCTTAGAAATGGAAGGAATAGCTGTCATGCTGTTCCTCGACGTCCAGATGTGGACGGTCAACCCCCGCGTGGGGTAAAGAGCAGGCGATCCCCTGGATGGTCCCCGGGCGATGCATGCCTTCGGCCTGGCTCCGCCCTGCGGGAGCTCTGCCGGCGATGGTCAGGTGGAGACGGCGCGGGAAGCCCGAGCACGCCCGCGCCGTCGTGGGCCGCGAGAAACGGTATTTCTCCTCCACCTCGCGCCCGACGGGACGTCCGCTGCCGTGCAGGTGGAACGTTGGCCGTGTCGGTGAACAGTGGTAGTGAAGCGGCCCTATCGATCAGGCGCTGACGGCGAGGCCGCTCGCGCGCAGGGCGGCGACTCGAGCCGCGGGCGCGGTGGCGATCGAGCCGGCTGCATACGGCGGTTGGGGATCGTATTCGACAACGAGCTGGATGGATTCGGCGATGTCGTCGCCCGCCATGCGTCCAGTCAGGTGCAGGGCGAGATCGATACCGGCCGAGACGCCGGCCGCGGTGGCGTACTTCCCGTCGATGACGACCCGTTCGGCGGTGGCGATGGCGCCGAACGTCGTTAGGTGATCGAGGCAGATCCAGTGTGAGGTGGCGCGGTGACCGGTGAGCAGGCCCGCGGCGGCCAGAAGGAGCGAGCCGGAGCAGACCGAGGTCGTCCAGGTGGTCGCCGCGTCGACGCCGCGCAGCCAGTCGAGGGTCGGCTGGTCAGCCAGGAGGTCGGCGGCTCCGGGACCACCTGGCACCAGGAGTACGTCGGGGGCGGTTACCTCGGAGAGCGCGGCATCGGCGACGACGGCCAGGCTGGCCGTGTCGGCCCGGACCGGGCCGGGCCGGGCGGCTGCGAAGATCACCTCGGCCCCGGGGATGCGGGAGAGGATCTCGTACGGGCCGACGGCGTCCAGGCCGGTGAAGCGGTCATACAACATGATCGCGATCTGCATCAGAAACCTCCGGAGGTTGGGTGAGGTCGGAACTGGCGGCGATATTCCATCGGCGGCACACCCAGAACCCGAACGAAGGCGCGCCGCATCGCCTCAGCGGTGCCGTATCCGCACGACCGGGCGATCTGTTCGATTCCCTCGTCGGTGTCCTCCAGCCGTCGGCGGGCCGTCTCCAGCCGGACCCCGTCCACGTACCGCCCTGGCGTCACTCCGACCTCAGCGGCGAAGGCGCGGGCGAAGTGACGGGGTGACAGCGTCACGCGGCGGGCGAGAGAACCGACGGAAAGATCTCCTTCGGGGTGCTCGTCGATCCAGTGCTGGACCTCGCGCAGCTGCGGCCGTTCGGCGAGCTGAGCAGCGAGCTGCGCGCTGAGCTGCGCCTGCCCGCCCGGCCTGCGCAGGAACATCACCAGATGTCGGGCTATCAGCAGCGCGACGTCCCGCCCGAGGTCTTCTTCGACCAGCGCCAACGCCAGGTCGATACCTGCGGTGACGCCGGCCGAGGTGGCGATGTTCCCGTCTCGGACGTAGATCGGCTCGGCGTCGACCTGGATGTCGGGGAAGCGTCGAGCGAGCGCACCGCAATGTGCCCAGTGCGTCGTGGCACGACGTCCGTCCAGCAGGCCGGCCTCGGCGAGCAGGAAGGCCCCGGTGCAGACGGAGACCACACGATCGGCCTCGGCCGCCAGCTCGCCGATGCGGCGCACCAGCTCCGGGTCGGGGGCGGCCGTGCCCGGCCCGCCGGGCACCAGCAGTGTGTGAGCTGGTCCGACGTGGTCGATGTCGGCGTCGGGTAGCAGCCGCAGCCCACTGCATGTGCGCACCGGGCGGCCACCAGGCCCGGCGGTCGTGATCCGGTACGCACCTGGCCGTTCACCTGGCCGTTCCGTGGCGGCGTCCGCGCCGGCGAACACCTCCAGCGGGCCGGTCACGTCCAGGCTCTGGACGTCGTCGTAAAGCACGATGACCACGCTGCGCGGCCTCATACGGCTTAGGCTGGCAGGGCGCGAGTATGGCGGCAAGGACGCGGTTCCCACCTTTCCCGCCATCGCGTCCCGCCATCGTGGGCAGGGCCGCGGCGCGCGGCGCCGGGCTTCGGTCCTACCCGGCCGAGACGGCGGTGAGCTCACGGCAGTCCGTATCAACCGCGGCCGGCCGAGCCCGGATGTCGGAGGCCGTGAACCCGGCTGGGTGGACGCTCGGGAGCGCGGTCATGCCTCCTGCCGCCAGAGCGGCGTGACCTCAGCGTGGGTGAGTCGCCACCCGCCTTGGGTGCGGAGCGCCTGGAATGCGAAACGCAGGCCGACGAGCCTCAGGAGCGGGGGAAAGAGCTGTCTCGACGGGAAGTACGCGACAAGCCCGTTCGCCGTCATGGTGGCGCGGTCCCCGTCAAGCTCGACGAGCACGTCGGTGATCAGATGCTGAGAGTTTTCGTTGTCGTCGCTGGTGCGCCGCGAATACTCGAGTATGTCGTCGATCCCCGTGGCGCCGCCGCGAGCGCTGTGGATGACGGCGTCCTCGTGGAAGATCGCGCGCCCCTCCTTGTCGTCGCCGGTGTCCAGCCAGCGCCCAAGCTGACTGACCAGGGCGGCAAGTTCCGCTCGATCGGTGATGTCCCTCAGATGAGGCACGGTGCTCCTTCATGCTCCTGTGCCGAACGGCCTTGTTGATAAGGTGCGGAGCCGATGAGATCGCTTGGCCCCGCGACGGTCAGGCTAGGAGTTCAAGTCCGCTTGAGGTCAACTCCCTCGTCGGCCTGCTGCCGGCATCTCCTGGCGCTTCCCGCGGACTGGCCAGATATCCCGACTGTTGGCCGTCTACCGGTCAAGCATCACGACAGGTAGCCATCTGCTCTTGATCGCTTCACTGTCCGTCCGCCCACCGGACCCCCGGCTTGCCGGAGCGCGACCGCCAGCCGCTTCGATGCCGGTGCACCCGCCGGTTCGACCACCTGAGGGCGTGGCAGCTTGGCCGGTCCGGCTACCGTGATTGACGTGGGACTTCACCTGAGCCAGATTGACGAAGCGGACGAACTGCTGACCAGTGACCCGTTGGCGCTGCTGATCGGGATGGTGCTGGACCAGCAGTTCCCGCTGGAGCGTGCGTTCGCCGCGCCTTACGAGTTGACCAGGCGGCTCGGTCGTCCGCTTGACGTCGGCGAACTGGCGGCCTTTGATCCGGACGCGCTCGGTTCGGTCTTCGCGACGCCGCCAGCGCTGCACCGGTTCCCGGGCTCGATGGCGAAGCGGGTGCAGGCGGTCTGCCAGGTGATCGTCGATCAGTACGGTGGCGACCCGGCTTCGATCTGGGCGACCGCGGCCGACGGCAAGGAGCTCTTCAGACGGGTCGGCGCCCTGCCCGGCTTCGGTGCGCAGAAGGCGAAGATCTTCGTGGCGTTGCTGGGCAAGCAACTCGACGTCACCCCGCCGGGCTGGCGCGAGGTCTCCACGCCCTACGGCGACGACGGCAGCTTCCGCTCGGTCGCCGACATCACCGGCCCCGACACCCTGCTGAAGGTCCGGGACTTCAAGAAGCAGATGAAGGCCGCAGCCAAGGCAGGAGCGGCCTGAGTCACACTGTCGTCACTCTCCCGGACGCCGCCTCACTGCGTCCGGGCCAGGATCACACACCTGGAGATCAAAGGTTTTTTGCGGGGGCTATCGGCTGGATGCGCGGATCTTGTGGCTGAGCCGTCCGCCAGCGGAGAGTTGATCGCTGTTTGCTCGTGCCACGCGGTGGTGGGCCGCGCGCCGGTCAGGTGGAGACGTCGGCCCAGTCGTCCCAGGTGACGTCGACGTGGGTATAGGCAGGGTCGAAGGCCAGGCGAAGGTGGTCCCAATGCCAGACCGCGGTGTTGTAAACGTACCCGGTCTTCTGTTGGATACCCACGTGTACGGTGCTGTCGGAGTACACGTTGATGAGTGCGTCGTCGGGCCAGGGGGCGCCGTCGAGCCAATCAACACGGCATGGCGCATGAGTCTGGCGAGTGCTGGTCCCGATATTGCCGACGATGGTTTCGGTCCTGGTGAGCGTCATGGCCACCGGGTGGCCGTCGACGAGGATACGGAAGCCGCGCGGCTGATCGCGTACCTCGGTTGAGACCCGACGGCCGTCGACGACGATGTCTGCCATTGCGCAATAATACGACTCGCCGTAGCAGGCGCCAATTTAAATGGCTGCTGTCACATTCGGGCGGCCGGCGGCGACTGACCTGGGTATCTGGCCATTCAGACGTCCCGCGAATCGGTGCGACGTGTCTGGGGCCACGTCACCGTTCCGGAACTGATCGGGACCAGAAGTTCCCGCTCGGGCGTGCGTTCGCCGCGCCTTACGAGTCGACCAGGCGGCTCGGTCGGCCGCTCGACGTCGGCGAACTGGCGGCCTTTGATCCGGATGTGCTCGGTTCGGTCTTCGCGACGCCGCCGGCGCTGCACCGGTTCCCGGGCTCGATGGCGAAGTGGGTGCAGGCGGTCTGCCAGGTGATCGTCGATCAGTACGGTGGCGACCCGGCTTCGATCTGGGCCACCGCGGCCGACGGCAAGGAGCTCTTCAAACGGGTCGGCGCCCTGCGGCCGGATTTCTACCACGCCCACCGGGGGAGCCTGCCGCGTGAGGCTGGAGGAGCCTTGGTGACCCGTGGCGGAGTAGGGCCGGGCGCCATGCCTCCCCGATGGCGATCGCGGCGGCGTCCAGTCCGGCGCGTTGGCCCGTGGTGAAGGCCGCCGCCTCCGTCGAGGTGACTGTTCCTTCGACGAGCAGCAGCGGGGACGGGTCGAGCGCGAGCACGACGACCACGGCCCGTCGGTAGTCAGCGAGGAGCAGCGGGGGATCGCCGGCCGCGTGGTCGTCGAAGGCCATGTCCTGATCAAGAAGGCCGAGCACGTAGGAGCGGTACGTGGCCGCCACCGTCTCCACCCCGCGACGGGGCATCACGCCACCGCCGCGCGGGAGCCGAAGACCCGCGTTATCGCGGGGAAGCAGACCGGCCCCACGCTGTACTCCGACCAGCTGACCTCGCGGGCGAATCGGTCAGCCGCCGCCGCGCTCTCGAATGCCACGACGATCTCCCGCACACGTTGGCTGTCACCGTCGAACCGGACCAGGCCGAACACCGTTTGCTCTACGTCCACGTGGTCACCTCCGGAAGGGCGAAGGGCCGGTTCCGGGCGGCTCGTGTGTGGCCCGTGGGGGTGGGCACCGCCCGGAACCGGCGGGATGCGGCGCCGTACCGGGGACCGCTGTCAGCCCGGTGAGAACCGCGATCACCAGTGCACCGTGGCCACCCCACAGCCCGGGACGCCGAGCACGCGGGATACCCGTGGGATACCTCGGGGAGGATCAGCAGCCCGCGGGGCGGAGCCGTCATCCGGGCTGCCGAGCAGTGTCCGCACTTGTACGATCACGCTGTGAGACGGGCCGCGACGTCACCCAACGACCAGGTGCGCGCCGCTCGCCTGCGCCACCCGTCGACGCTCACCCCAGGCGAGCCATTGTCCCGCCAGGAGCTTGCCGAACGCGTCAACCGGTGGATCTACGAGCAGGACCAGACGATCACCGAGATCGACGCCAACTACATCGGCAAACTGGAACGCGGCGTGATCCGCTGGCCGCAGCGCCGCTACCGCGAAGCCCTACGGGCCATTCTCCGAGCGGAGACAGACCGAGACCTGGGCTTTCACCGACCCGTACAGAGCGCGAACGGAGGTGTGGAGGTCGACCGCCAACAGTTCCTCCGCGCCGCTGCGGTCGCCAGCGCCGCAACGGCCCTTCCTGCCTAAAGATCTACGATAGTTCCGCACGCACACACGATGTCGCAATCTCCGAACTTGAAGGAATGGTAAACTCCCTTGCCATTGAATTGGGTTTGATTGCGGGAGAGCACATACGACTCGTAGGAAGCAGGCATCGTGCCAGCGGCCCCGCCCAGAGCGTCTACCGCGCCGTAGAAGAAATGAAGCACCGACCAGGAGCGATATCTAAAATCGGATCGCGCTACCCCGAGGCAGCCGTAACTCTCTTCCGTCGCGCGCAAAGTTCACATTTCGACAAGAGCCTGAGTTACCTTGCATACTACCAACTTCTGGAGTATTTTTTTCCCGTTTATTCCAGAAAGGATCTACTTGACAAGATCAAAAATACCATAAAGGATCCGAGATTCAATAAACACTCGGACGTAGACGTTGGCCGACTTGTCTACCTCGTCGAACACGATAGCCTAACTCGCGCCAGCGAGAGGGAACAGTTGGCGGGAGTAATCGGAAGTTGCATAAGTGGGCCGCGGCTAATGCGCCACCTGAGAAATGAAACTATTCGAAAATATCTCGCCGACAAAGAATCTCTACCTGAAGTTCCGACCATAAATCCGACCAATGCAAATATTCCACTGTCGAGACAGATTGCATCCCGCATCTACTCAATACGATGCAAGATTGTCCACACTAAAGATGGCGTGACACCCGGAATTCTAGACGACATACTACTGGTTGGCGGGTCGGCTTTAATGGTCGACCTTTACTTGATCGAAGAGATTGCAAAAGACGTGCTTGCCGCGAGCGGCGAACCGCTGAACTATTGATGGATGACGAACGCCGGTAGGCGACCGTGGAGTGAGCGCCCGCTTCTCTTAACCCGCGGGTCACTCATGTCATGCTCCAGCGCCGATCCGGCCAGGCTGACAGCCAAGTTGACAGCCAAGCCGTTCGACAGCGGCGGACGTTGACGGACATCAGTGGACGGAGCGCACCAGGTCAGCGGACGCGGCGGACGTCCACGGACGCCGTCGGGAGATCCAGATCTAACTTGGATCAGATGCGCTACCTCCATCTGCAAAGTGACCAGACCACAGGGCTGGCAGGCAAGTACACCTACAGTTAGCGGAGGAGCCGGGTTCAGATCACAGGCCGAGCCCACGGCCAGTACCAGCGGGCATCTACAGATGCCGACGGACAGCAGGTGATCCCCTAGCCCGAGGATCAACGCTCCCTGAGCGAGGAGTCGGCTGTGTAATTACATGCAGATGCGTTTAATGAACCAGTGAGTGTCAGGGGACCGCTCTACCCGTCGTCCCGTACCGTTCGGCCACCCGGAGGAAGCACTATGGTCGCCTCGACCCCCATATGACGTTTGAGAAGATCGAGGAGATGCGTACCGTCCCAAAGCTGAATCTGCTTCCCTTCGATCCATTCATAGGCACTTGGGCCGAAATGGCTGGTTGTGACCACGACGCCATGAGTCGCACCCTCATGCAAGAAGGTCCCGTACATTTCTCTGACTACCGCGGCCTCAACGGTTCCTTTGTAGCGTTTCGCTTGAAAGATCGCCTTTAGCGGGAAGACCGGGTCATCGCGAACTGCGACGATGTCGACTCCTCGATCGTTTGACCCCCTTGTTTGCTTTACCGTGTAGCCCATGGCCGCTACAAGGTCATGAATGAGTCTCTCGAACGACTTCCAATCGAGATCGAGGAGATTGGGTCGGAGACCGAGATCTACCGGCGCCTCGACTTCGATGAAACGATCGTCGTTCATGTCGAACTCGAGAATTGGCGGGACCGGCAATAGCTCTGCCGGGCTGCGTGACGTCCGAGCTTTAAATTTCTTTCGCAAGCAGTCATTAGGGTCAAGTTGCGTAAGATTCAACCCGAAAAAGGTTGAACGATCCGCGAGTAAGCTAACTAGAACCGGCTGTATCGGGTGCCCTGTCGAAGTATCGATTGTGTCGACTATTCCGTTCAGCACAACGTGGTCTACGAGATTGACCGGGTCGGCTTGGAAAATCTCGTAGATGCTACGCAGAACAACGGAACCAAGGAGCTTCGAATACCGACTGCGAATATCAGCGATAGCGCGCTTCTTTTCCGTGAAGGTTCCACTGTTCTTGACGTATCGGTAACTCTCAATGGGTGGAATGACGTCCGAGCGGGGGAGAATCAAGACCACCTTCAGTTGCCGCTGGTCCGGAATATACTCCACACGCCTACCGGTCGGAAAATCACTCGGAAAGGGTCGCTCATCCAGCACTCCTTCAAAGTATCCGCTGACGGCTATTTTTTCTTTTGCTTTCAGGCTTTGGCGAATCGCGGCAATTTTAGCTTCGTAATTTTCTTGGATTTCCGCGAGTTGCGAGAGTCGAGCTGCTTCACGATCCTCGTACTTCTTGACGGCCCCGCCGTGTTCCGCAGTGGCCGTGGCTACCTCGTCGCGATACGCCTTGGCCCGGACAAGGCGTCCCAGCCCAGTGGGAGCCTCCGGCAAGAAATCCTCTAGACTCGGCGCGGGTTCCGGAGTCGTGAGGTGCTTTAGGTCGGGAGGCGGAAGGTAGAGTCGCTTCCGATTAGCGGCGATGCGGGATCGATTCCCCGGGGTCAAAGCATCAGGCAGGATCGCATCAAGAGTGGCCAAGGTGACGGAAAGATCGTTGTTCATTTGCTCGGCAGCGCGTATCCCGCGCTCGTCTCGAAGCCGCTTCGCCTCACGGGTCTCCATAGCACCTCGCCTTTGCCGACACGACAGGACCCACAGGAGATCGAACACGCTGTGTTGCCAACCCCGGCAGGCTAGCTACACAGATGCACTCTTCAGGGTAGTTTGATTACAGCAGATCAGAATGCGCTATGTCTTGGGATCGCCGAAGCGGTCAACCACCTGCAGCCCGGCCAAGCCCTACCTCGAAATAGCAGACGGCGACCGTGGGCCACCTGCGGGCCGAGATGTAGGAGGAGCGCAGTCCCTGCCTACAGCACGAACAGCAGCGGACAGGTCGTGCTGCGGATCGAGAGACGGATGGCCACCCTGTAGCTCCACTAGCCGAGTCCCGGTACTGCAATTTTGCTGCAACAGGGGCGAACGCCCGAAGACGTGGGTGGACATCGCCGGGTGCGTGACCTGCACCGGCAGACAACAGTGGACGTTTGTGGACGGTGTGCCGAGGGCTAGGGATCAAAAGGTTTGGCCACATCCATGGGCCCGTCGAGGATCGGAGGACCTGCCAGCGGGGTGGGCTTGGTCGGCCACTCCTGGTGGATACCCATTCCCCGGCTGGGCGCCAGATGGTCTGACGGGGCACCGGCCGCGTCAAGGGCGCCCTTCGGGCCGTCCTTCGGACTGGCTGCGCCACCCTTGACCCGACCGGCGTCCCGCACAGGCGGAGGCGCTGACCGGGGAACGGGCGGAAGAAGTGGGAGGGTCCGGCGGGCTTCGCGACCCCCACCCGGCGCTCCGAGCCGCCGGCGGCGCTGTGGCGGGCGCCGGTCGATCCCGGCGATGGTCACGCTCCACCATCCTGTAACCAGCGGGGCCGCGGGTCCCGCCGCCCTGCAGCGGTCCGCAAACAGTCCGCAGGAGGGTGGAAAACGGTCCGCGTCAGTGGCAACTACTGAAAGCGAGAA encodes:
- a CDS encoding nuclear transport factor 2 family protein, with translation MPHLRDITDRAELAALVSQLGRWLDTGDDKEGRAIFHEDAVIHSARGGATGIDDILEYSRRTSDDNENSQHLITDVLVELDGDRATMTANGLVAYFPSRQLFPPLLRLVGLRFAFQALRTQGGWRLTHAEVTPLWRQEA
- a CDS encoding HhH-GPD-type base excision DNA repair protein gives rise to the protein MGLHLSQIDEADELLTSDPLALLIGMVLDQQFPLERAFAAPYELTRRLGRPLDVGELAAFDPDALGSVFATPPALHRFPGSMAKRVQAVCQVIVDQYGGDPASIWATAADGKELFRRVGALPGFGAQKAKIFVALLGKQLDVTPPGWREVSTPYGDDGSFRSVADITGPDTLLKVRDFKKQMKAAAKAGAA
- a CDS encoding restriction endonuclease — protein: METREAKRLRDERGIRAAEQMNNDLSVTLATLDAILPDALTPGNRSRIAANRKRLYLPPPDLKHLTTPEPAPSLEDFLPEAPTGLGRLVRAKAYRDEVATATAEHGGAVKKYEDREAARLSQLAEIQENYEAKIAAIRQSLKAKEKIAVSGYFEGVLDERPFPSDFPTGRRVEYIPDQRQLKVVLILPRSDVIPPIESYRYVKNSGTFTEKKRAIADIRSRYSKLLGSVVLRSIYEIFQADPVNLVDHVVLNGIVDTIDTSTGHPIQPVLVSLLADRSTFFGLNLTQLDPNDCLRKKFKARTSRSPAELLPVPPILEFDMNDDRFIEVEAPVDLGLRPNLLDLDWKSFERLIHDLVAAMGYTVKQTRGSNDRGVDIVAVRDDPVFPLKAIFQAKRYKGTVEAAVVREMYGTFLHEGATHGVVVTTSHFGPSAYEWIEGKQIQLWDGTHLLDLLKRHMGVEATIVLPPGGRTVRDDG